A window of Gloeocapsa sp. PCC 73106 contains these coding sequences:
- a CDS encoding serine/threonine-protein kinase, producing the protein MMETKLLNNRYRMLQTLGRGGFGETFLATDIHLPSERQCVIKQLKPAVQPPEEWVKDRFHREAAILEELGEKSPQIPRLYAYFAEGGDFYLVQEWIEGVNLKQKVNKEGPLKEEEVTEILRKLLPVLEYTHSYKIIHRDIKPENIILRQSDRLPVLIDFGAVKEAVITQANQQGSMSIAIGTSGYMASEQAAGRPVYSSDLYSLGLTAIYLLTGMTPQELESDSQTGEILWREKAPHLHSNLASVIDRAIRFHPRDRFPSAQVMLQALTPQQQASTGRTLVVAPEYPQKKAENPTGATLALNHPYLEPQGNNPLKLLIPLFLGGITLGTLFLLFGVSLFLPRDKSIPVVTPETSTPAPLTLPTLEPHRSGAVAPYATQVPVTPEEITKEPETIVPLDPKPTPVTTEVPTFNLGTEQEQILQAMGEPDSQQRGFWHNTIVWSYSNAVTGVEVKYLFDTETQQLRQSEAIFSPDTSLELMQETLNSFLGGKAPSAIQTALEAVYSNQTDLRSFNHEQKKGMIRRDTREKINIIVSAADFH; encoded by the coding sequence ATGATGGAAACCAAGCTACTCAATAACCGTTATCGTATGCTCCAAACTCTGGGTAGAGGAGGTTTTGGGGAGACTTTCTTGGCGACAGACATTCACCTACCTTCAGAGCGCCAATGCGTGATTAAACAGCTAAAACCGGCTGTACAGCCACCAGAAGAGTGGGTAAAAGATCGTTTTCACAGAGAAGCAGCTATTTTAGAAGAATTAGGGGAAAAAAGCCCTCAAATTCCCCGACTCTACGCTTACTTTGCCGAAGGTGGAGACTTTTATCTGGTACAAGAATGGATAGAGGGAGTTAACCTGAAACAAAAGGTCAACAAAGAAGGACCACTAAAAGAAGAAGAGGTAACAGAGATATTGAGAAAACTGTTGCCAGTATTAGAATACACACATAGTTACAAAATAATTCATAGAGATATCAAGCCAGAAAATATTATCTTACGTCAGAGCGATCGCCTACCAGTATTGATAGATTTTGGCGCGGTCAAAGAAGCAGTGATTACCCAAGCCAATCAGCAAGGATCAATGTCTATAGCTATTGGTACCTCCGGTTATATGGCGTCAGAACAAGCCGCAGGACGTCCAGTTTACTCGAGTGACTTGTACAGTTTGGGATTGACAGCGATTTATCTACTCACAGGAATGACACCCCAAGAATTAGAAAGCGACTCCCAAACCGGAGAAATACTCTGGAGAGAGAAAGCACCCCATTTACACTCTAATTTAGCGTCGGTTATAGATCGAGCAATTCGCTTTCATCCGCGCGATCGCTTTCCTAGTGCTCAAGTCATGCTACAAGCTTTAACACCTCAACAGCAAGCAAGTACAGGACGAACTCTAGTAGTTGCGCCAGAATACCCTCAGAAGAAAGCAGAAAACCCCACAGGCGCTACCTTAGCACTCAATCACCCCTACCTAGAACCGCAGGGTAATAACCCTCTTAAACTGCTCATACCTCTATTTTTGGGAGGAATCACCCTAGGAACGCTATTTTTACTGTTTGGAGTGAGTTTATTTTTACCCAGAGATAAATCTATACCCGTAGTCACTCCAGAAACATCTACACCCGCCCCATTGACTTTACCGACCTTGGAACCTCATCGCTCGGGTGCGGTAGCACCATACGCTACACAAGTACCCGTTACACCAGAAGAGATAACCAAAGAACCTGAAACCATTGTTCCCCTGGATCCTAAACCCACACCAGTAACAACAGAGGTTCCTACTTTTAATCTGGGAACTGAACAAGAGCAAATTTTGCAAGCCATGGGAGAACCAGACTCTCAACAAAGAGGTTTCTGGCATAATACTATAGTTTGGAGTTACTCTAATGCAGTCACAGGGGTAGAGGTAAAATACTTGTTTGACACTGAGACACAGCAGCTACGTCAGAGTGAGGCAATTTTCAGCCCGGATACCAGCTTAGAACTGATGCAAGAAACCTTGAACAGTTTTTTAGGAGGAAAAGCCCCAAGTGCGATTCAAACCGCTCTAGAGGCAGTATACTCCAACCAGACAGACCTACGCTCTTTTAACCATGAGCAGAAAAAAGGCATGATTAGAAGGGACACCAGAGAAAAAATTAATATAATTGTTTCTGCTGCTGATTTTCATTAA